AAAAAAGAAATCTCATGATTATCATTTCGTCAAGCGAAACAAGGGAGAATTGGGGAGAGATACGGCGCAAAGCCCAGAGGGATATCATTGAGGTGCAATCGCATGGAAAGCCTGACGTGTACATTCTCAGTCCTGAAATATTCGAAGATTATCAAA
This is a stretch of genomic DNA from Gloeocapsa sp. PCC 73106. It encodes these proteins:
- a CDS encoding type II toxin-antitoxin system Phd/YefM family antitoxin; translation: MIIISSSETRENWGEIRRKAQRDIIEVQSHGKPDVYILSPEIFEDYQRLKYESLKNKLEKSRLQAEQGHFSEATADDIVMKGDALYEQRTSKR